TGAGTTAAAAAAAATCGTATGATCTGGCTAATTTCCCTATCCAAACATTCTTGTTGTATGTACTAACAACATATACATCATCCAAAATGGATGTGGTTCGCTGCTTAGTCTATGGTTTGAATTCCAGACTCAGGAACGCAATGCGTTTAAGTAAGTTTACTAAAGCAGCTCGACAACTTAGATATTAATTTTTGAAATTGAGGTTAACCATGAGGTATCGCGCTTTAATTGTTGCTTTTTTCGCTCTCTGCCTAGGGCTAATCACTGCTTGCAGTGATGCACCTTCTACCAGCGTTCGTGATGTCCTCACTTACGAACAAATTCGCGGCACTGGCTTGGCTAATAAATGCCCTCAACTGGCAGAAACTAGTCGTGGTTCAATTGCTCTTGATCCCAACTTGACATACAGCATCAAAGAACTTTGTTTAGAACCAACCAATTTCTTTGTCAAAGAAGAACCTGCTAACAAACGTCAAATAGCAGAATTTGTACCTGGTAAAGTTATGACTAGGTATACTTCTACCATTGACCAAGTACAAGGTCAACTAAACATTAATTCAGATAATAGCTTAACCTTTACGGAAGAAGATGGTCTTGACTTCCAAGCTATTACTGTTAAACTTCCTGGTGGTGAACTAGTACCTTTCTTATTTACCATCAAAAACTTAGTTGCACAAACACAACCTAATTTGACCAGCATTAATACATCCACCGACTTTAAAGGAACTTTTAAAGTCCCTTCCTATCGTGGTGCTGCTTTCTTAGATCCCAAAGGTCGTGGTGTTGTGAGTGGCTATGATAACGCTGTAGCTCTGCCAGCCCAAGCTGATGATGAAGATTTAACACGGACTAATGTTAAACGTGCAGAAGTCCTCAAAGGTAAAATTTCCTTGCAAGTCGCCAAAGTAGATAATATTTCTGGTGAAATAGCTGGAACTTTTGAAAGTGAACAACCTTCAGATACAGATTTAGGTGCAGGTGAACCTAAAGAAGTGAAGATTCGTGGTTTGTTCTACGCACACATTGAACCCCGCGCCTAAATATTGACACAACATTATGGAAGCGTGAAATTCATAAATATTTTGGTGATTCAGTAACCTAATATACCTCCATAATGTTAAGAGTTCAGAAGTCACAAAAATATATTTGTGGAAATTTCCTTAACCAAGATGCACTTTTATACCAGAGTGTATCTTGGTTTTTTTTTTGAGAAAACTAGGGCTTTTTGATAGCTGCGTAAATTTACTGACTTAAAATTTTATTTTATTTTTTTTTAAAGTTCGAGATGAATTTATTTATTTAATTACGTAATATTACTCACTCAACAAAGAGAAGACGGTTGATAAACAAAAATAATCGCCGTCTCAGGCTTGATAATCATCAATTGTTTGTAATTTTTGATACCTGCAAGCAAGTCTCATAGTTAATTAGTGAAATTAAGTATAATCCCGGTTTAATATTGGATCGCTAATTGTATATTTTAAGTCTATGATAGGTTTTCAATAAATTACGAAACATACTCAAATTAGTTGAGTAAAAAATATCGAGGTAATGTTGCAATTACTTATTGTACTGTTTAAAGCATTTACGGCAATTTTGTAGAGGCAAAACTTTTATTTGATATGGAGCTTTATAAATTCTGTATCTCAACATCTGTCTGAATATAGTTCTTCTGTCTTGTGGCAACTTTTTCGGGAAGCAAGATACGCGCATCGTCTCGACTCAAAAAGTAGCTGTCGCAGCTAAATTCAAAAACGATTATACACCAAACCTACTTGCTTGAAATCAAATTATCATGTCTAATACAATCACAAATGAAGTCAAACATGAAATTTCACAGTTGTTACGAGAGTATCAACAATCCCGCTCGGAAAAAGTCCGCAATCAACTGGTACAAATCAATTTTGGACTAGTCAGAAAGGAAGCCCATTATTGGATTAATCAGTGCAATGAGAGCTATGAGGATCTTCTTCAGGTAGGTTGTATGGGCTTAATTAGAGCAATTGAGAAATTTGAACTTTCTAAGGGAAATGCTTTTAGTTCCTATGCAATGCCCTATATTCGTGGTGAAATTCAACACTATCTGCGAGATAAAGGCGTAACTATAAAAATACCCAGACGTTGGTTAGCACTCCAACAACAAGCTGTTGGGCTTTCCCGTTCTCTCCAGGAACAATATAATCGCCCCCCTACTGATAGGGAATTAGCCGTTGCATTGGAAATTTCTTTGAGTGAATGGCAAGAAATTAAATTAGCATGGATTAACCGCGCTCCATTAAGCTTAGATGTACCAATACAAGATGCAGAAGAAGGCTCTACTTGTTTGGGTGAATTAGTTCCAGATAACAACTATCGTAGTTTTCAATTAGCACAAGAAGATCAAATTCGTTTGCAACAAGCCCTAATTCAGTTAGAACAACGGACTCGTGACGTTGTTGAGTGTGTATTTTTGTATGATTTAACACAAAAGCAAGTAGCAGCGCATTTGGGTATTAGTGTTGTGACCGTTTCTCGTCAAGTCAAGAAAGGCTTGGATTTGTTGAAAAAAATCATGGGTGTGGCAGAAAATTAGCTGTTTATATAGGACTCCAATTTGATGTTTTTAGTGAAGTGTGGGCTGACAAAACATTGGATAATATAACAAGCAACTTCCGCATTATCAAAATTTAGGTTATAAAGAAAACAGATTAAGCCTGTGATTTAAAACAAAGGCTTATCAGATCAGGCAAATTGTATTCCTATAAACAAACTTTTCTATAGTTTTTGAGAGCAGCTAATGAGTAAAAATTCACATATTACAGCCGCAGTTATTTTAACAACCTTGGCACTTACTGGATGTACGATAGGTGAAACGCCAACCGCTACTAATACTGCTAGTCCTGTGCCAAATCCTGTAGGGGCGTATAGCAATACGCCCGGGCTTCAAGCAACTGCTCCGCAGATGGCACAGCCACCTTCTTTGACTCAACCCTTTAATAATCCTATTGTATCTAGCAAACTACCAATAAATCCTGGGTCAGTTGCGAGTTTGATTCAACCGACAAATAGCACAGAGCGCTTGGGTGTTGTCCAGAAAGGACGAACAGATCCCTTTGGGCAAATTGTGGAGCCGATAGGTGTGACAAATACTAAGGTACCAGGTGACAAAATTGCAGTTCCTAAATTACCCCCTTTACCTACTACAGCAACTCTGCCGAAATCAATCCCACCGCAACCCACCAAGACAATAGTAACTAAACCAGCAATTTCATTACCCAAAAAACCAACGCAAATAGCACAAAAACCCCTAATAAAACCAGTTCTACCTACGGTTTTACCTGGATCTGTCCCCTCGCCTCAACTCAAGACAGTATTGCCAGTAGCACCACAGCCAGAAACTGCTAGAGCAGTTATTGTTACTGGTGTAGTCTTGATTGGTAAAGTACCTCAAGCAATTGTTAAAGTGCCAGATGAGCCAACTAGTAGATATGTACAACCGGGACAGAGACTAGTAAATGGGGTGTTGGTAAAACGGATTGAGATGAGCAACGGTGGTAATCCTACTGTGATTTTTGAACAGTATGGGATTGAAGTTGCTAAACAAGTAGGAGACCAACCTACTAAAGTATCTAAACCAGCTACTACGGCTGCTTTGGGTAATGCCATTTCGGTGATTAAGCCTATTGAAAATCTTGTGGGGGCGGCTTTATAGATATGGATATACAGGAGAAAATAGAATTTCCTGATTTACCTTTGGCTGTATATCGGGAAATAGCGGCGCATCTGGGTCAGGTGGTAGGGGTACAAGTGGGATTAATACCACAAACATCCTTGGAGTTTGATTACAATCAAAGTCAAATTTCTGGCTTGTGGATTTTATGGACACCAAATGCTGATGCAGAAAGTCGAGAAAGGTTCAAGCAGATAGTGGCTTATTATCAAAATCGCTATGAACTTGAAGGAACATAAAATTTAAGG
The window above is part of the Dolichospermum sp. DET69 genome. Proteins encoded here:
- a CDS encoding RNA polymerase sigma factor SigF, giving the protein MSNTITNEVKHEISQLLREYQQSRSEKVRNQLVQINFGLVRKEAHYWINQCNESYEDLLQVGCMGLIRAIEKFELSKGNAFSSYAMPYIRGEIQHYLRDKGVTIKIPRRWLALQQQAVGLSRSLQEQYNRPPTDRELAVALEISLSEWQEIKLAWINRAPLSLDVPIQDAEEGSTCLGELVPDNNYRSFQLAQEDQIRLQQALIQLEQRTRDVVECVFLYDLTQKQVAAHLGISVVTVSRQVKKGLDLLKKIMGVAEN
- a CDS encoding photosystem II manganese-stabilizing polypeptide, whose product is MRYRALIVAFFALCLGLITACSDAPSTSVRDVLTYEQIRGTGLANKCPQLAETSRGSIALDPNLTYSIKELCLEPTNFFVKEEPANKRQIAEFVPGKVMTRYTSTIDQVQGQLNINSDNSLTFTEEDGLDFQAITVKLPGGELVPFLFTIKNLVAQTQPNLTSINTSTDFKGTFKVPSYRGAAFLDPKGRGVVSGYDNAVALPAQADDEDLTRTNVKRAEVLKGKISLQVAKVDNISGEIAGTFESEQPSDTDLGAGEPKEVKIRGLFYAHIEPRA